The segment acgggagagaggcgaacatttctttatatatatagattctagCCTTTATTTTCACTTCTGTATACCAAAAGAGTTGTATTTTCACAATCGTGCATGGATCCACAGGATATTCTGTTAGAATATTCTTGCGtaattttatgtaatataattattttgtctCGCTTTTGTGTATTTGGCCTACGTGACAATCATACTATTGTGTCTTTCATTCAAGAACGCAACTTCTTTCAAACGGGTCTTAGTCTCTGACTGAGTAGCCTAAGAGAGCTCTGAGACATAACAATCCGTCTTTTAACACTGGACCAGGTCTTGGTCTTATAATAACGGTTTGGTTCTCACTGCCCATACCTCTCGTTCCTTTCCTCTATGAAATTACTGAAGCTATCTATGTTGATCCTTTGGCTTAAGAACATAATTCCAGTAAAAATACTTAGAATTGGGATTACCAAATTTCATGAGCTGGTAGCTTAACATAAGAGCAAAACTGAAATATAACTTTATTGTTtccagaaaagaaaaacaaaagaacataAAACCCCAATTATCTCAAATTAGAAACAACATGCTCAACACCTTCTACAACTTGTTTGAACCTCATCATCCTAACCTCTCCCTAATTCTTCTGCTCAGGTTTCAAAAACTTTGTCATCAGAGAGCATAAAAAAGGCAGAGCTTTTCAAACATTTCTCTACACCCACAACGATAAATAGAGACTTACTTTCTCTTTGCTTATCGCTCCCCTCCCTCCCCCTCCCCCACCTGTTTTCACTTTAGTTCTTAAAAGCTGTCATTACTGACTCAGTCAATCTGCTGAGGTCCAATGACTCCACCTGGCTCTTCAGCTCCTCTATAACCTCGGGGTTGGCAGACAGAGCAGCAGCCCCTGCAGCAGCCAGAACTGCAGCGATGGCTACACCTTTGAAGTAGCCACTACCACTGGATAGTTTCCCAGAGATCACCTTGCAGCATTTGTCTGCATCTTTGTAAAGGGACTGGCTTCCACCACTTGCTCCTCCCTCAGCAAGAGCTTCCTCGTTCTGTTGTTTTAGTTGAACATCACTGGATCAGACTTGTTGTTAACAGTGAATTTTATAAAAGTAGTGTCAAACCTTTTGCCTCAGGCTCTTCATTGTTTTGTTGAGAGTGAGGGATTCACTAGGAGTCAGCTTGACAGAACGCTCCTTCCACTCGTCTATGAGCCTTTTGAGAACAGTCACACTTGCTTCCAGATTGTCGCTATAGAGATTCTCCTGTTAAACCCCACCCACAAACCAGAAACACCAGTAAGTAAAACATTCAGCCACAACTAACTCATATGTAGGATAAGAAGAATGAATCCTACCCAGTGTTTGCAGCAGTCAACATTTTGGGTTATGGCCCAGATAGCGACTGCAGCCGCTTCCTTGGCTAATACGGGATTCCCTGTAGAGGAACACATTACACATTTTAATTGCACCGTATTGTAGAGGACGTGTAGGTAGGCATTTTTAATTACCTTCCCCGGCTGCTTTCAGAGCAAAAGTGAATATTTGCTGAGTGGTTTGCTTCATTGCCTTGCTCCCAGGAGCACCAGCAAGAGACACTTCCTTCAACAAGGGATATATTGCCTCAAACCTCTCTGTAGCCTGTAAACGTCAAAACCAGACTAGACTTCAAAAATCAACCCTCTCATGCAACACAAGATTGTGTTGAAATTTCAATATTACTTTACCTTCACTCTCGCGGATGATGCAGGGAATGTAAGTCTCATCAGGACCTCAAACGAAGGAGGTGGAATCAATCTCTCTCCCTTCCTAACAGCCCCACTAACAAGAATGGTCCGGGCCTTCGGGTTGGACACGATCCTGAAtggaaaaaaacacaaaaaccaAGATTAGATAATCAGCACACATAAACTAGATATCGTTACAGAATCTTTAGTAATCACCTCTCAACCAACTGAAGGATGAGATCTCTTGACTGAGGATTGCAACTCTTGCTACTGACAACCGGTAACAAGTTGTGCGCCCACGATAACAAGCCTACTGATAGATCACCTTGAGAGGCCTGTGCATAAATTACGAGTAAAATTAATGCGAAATTAAAtcttttttacataaaaaaatgttttgttagTCTTGGGTCTCTTAGATTCTAGTAAGGATAAATCTCCACACACCTGAGCCATCATCCAAACTGTAACTGGAAGCTTATCCTGTCCTTGATACTTGGGATTCTCCCTCAAAGTTGGCAATGCATTTGTTAGAGCATCAGGTTTCCTGCGCAATACCATTGCCACCGTCACAAATATCGCAACCTATCCATCAAATGAATCCAGAAATGATGACGTTAGTAACGCAATGGCGACTAAAAACAACTTCACCAGACAAATATTAATAAACTGATAAAAGTAGAATGGACAAAGATCATAAAGTACATGCATccacaaaacaaacacaaattAATTGGTATAATTTAGATAAAAAAGACAGCTACCTACCTGAGACTTTGAAGTAGCATGTTGTGCGCCCTTCTTACCACCCTTGGCGCCTCCTTGCTGTACAGCCAAGTCTGCAAGAATGCAATCCAAGGCCCACAATACAAACGATCCAAGTGCCTGAATAGGCCGTTGGTTGATCCAATCCGCTGATGTTTTATAAACAGCCTCAGGGATATGAGAGAGAGGAATCTGCATGAAACAACAAGATTCCAACtttaagaaacaaaaagacAGAGAACCCAACAGAAAACTATAGTACTATGATTTACACAagacacaataaaaaaaaaaaaaaaaaaacaatgaagtcaatatttttaaaagctcACATCGATAAGCTTAGACAAAGGAGACTCCTTGAACGTCTTCACCCACGGGAAATGAGATGAGGAGACTCCAGAGAGAGCTCTCCCAAAGTAATCAGCAAATCTCATTAGCTGAATCTCCGGCTGACTCGCATACGATTCCTACAAACAAACCATCAAAAGATTCGATTTTTAACTTACCAATCAAATCAGAATTTCAACTAACTCTACTACACATACCGAAGCTTCGACGAGGAACGCTTCGAGATTCGACGCGTCGATCTTCGCAGCAGCTTCAGCTAAAGTCACCTTaggcttcttctccttcttcacctTCGGCTTCTTAGCTCCCTCCACCTTCGCATTCTCCTTCCCAGCACCGATCTCACCCTCGCTGTCGCCGTAACCATACCCCTCGTCGTCGTAACCGTTGGATCGGCGCTTAGATCTCGCCAGATCGGAATCGTCCGAGGCGTCGGCGGCTTTCTTCGCGGCGAGGATCCGTCGACGGCGATCTTCGGCTTGCTCCTCGAGGGAGCGGAAGACATTGTCTCCGTTGGATAATGCACCGTTGGGAACGTGGGTTCCGGAGGTCGTTTGATCCGCCGGTTTCTGCTTCCGGTTGCGTTTCGGGTAGACTACTTTCTTCCATCCGTGGTCGGTGTGAGAGTTTCCGTTGGTGGTTTCGAAGGCATTGTACTCGACGGACTCGATCTGATCCATTTTCGGGCTGAGATTTCGAAATTGATTGGACTTTGATTTCTCTCCGGCGAGAAGAAAGAGAAACTGACGACAAGGAGGAGAAGACGGGATGACCGGAGGGAGATGTGTTTATAAATAGGTTTGAGGTGGGgagatattattttttttgtcaacccatTTAGGTGGGGAGATATTAAAAAAGCAAAATgattaaaagaaattttattaaagatgtaaaaaaaacttattaaatcAAGGATTCGATgggatttcatttttttttcaaatctctaattaacatttataaattctatatGAAATCCAAAATTATTGGATTAGATATTTGTATAAGTTTTCCCAAATTCTAGcttattggaaaatatgaattttgtcaataaaattTACCAAATGGGATTTCGTGGCGTTTGGATGATATTTTACagtacaaaaaaataatgaatctaAATAACACATCCCATAACGATGGTAtttgaaactttaaaaaaaaaaaattacttcacatttaaaaaaataaaatcaatctGTTTGAAATAAgaggaaattacatgtttaccactttttatttttaccaccactaatgagatattttcaaaaatattttcttcgtTAAGTGGCAAAAAACTCTTAtgtccttgttatttatatatataataaatcattaattaaaaaaataataataaaaacaataaaaataataaaataataaaataataaaaaattaaaaaaaaaattacatttttttttatgtcttcgaattatactttttccaaattcgaactttttataaaaaaaaattttgaatttttatttttattttttttaatttcttttggaaaaacgaaaattatgtttgaaactattttttaaaatttttatatatttttaagtatttatatatttattagaatcataaatttcactttCCAAAAACcataccccacccctcaactctaaaacctaagtctatattagttaaccctaaggatataattgtattttacccttcattaaaagtgaaggtaaaagtggttagtgtaaacatgaaaagtggtactatgaatgtggtatttatgGCAATTTCCCttgaaataaaaagaataaaaattatttgaaaatgattttttaaatcttttatatatttcataaaacGATAAAAATCAACctatagaaatttaaaaatcaaaatattatttaaaataaatattttaaattttaaaagttatatcaaaaactctaaaatttcTTCGAAAATCTTAAAACTTGTAgcaatttgttttaagatttactCAAATCTCGAGGTTTTTTTAAATCTACTCAAATCTTAAATTCTTACAAATCTTTGATTTAATTACAtgtatgcaaaaaaaaaaaatagttgttgACATTATATTTATCTCAACTACTTCAACTTGCAATGATCTTCTTAGAGCATCTctaaataaaactttatatctttaaatatagagttttcttttctccaaaaataaatttcaaaacttcaaatttagagttttgaggagtgaaacttcatatttgaagtttcattttttttttttgcattttgatCTTTACAATTAATTGCACatcatatttatgattttaagtatttttttgttcatctttttaatctttaatttttttatatctcataattatttcagatttttttataaattcaattaaataaaaaatatatatattattttaaaattagaattagacaacaagaatattaccaaaaaacttaataaaaactACTTTAACCAAAGATGGAGCATTACGAAAATAAATTTAGGaaataatgtggtatttttgtattttaatatttaattatgtatgtccatttataatttcatattgtagtgtaagattttattaattaatattgttgtaatatgtattatatatgttatatttatttataaaagttttatggaTCTAcattagttatgacaaatataaagactacaaaataaattacaaataattttgaaattaagtttgaagttttacttttgtAGAAAAACACtttgaaatttcaaatatagaattttgcaaattctaaaataaagagtattttttggagatgctcttaagtTTAATTTATAGTTTAGATTACCATTGCCCAATCTTAGTTAAAACAATAAGGATTGTCCAATCTTCTACCAGAGTATGTTTGAAGATTAGATGATTATTTTTCGTAATTAAACTAGCCAcacaaaatatcatatttttctaCTAAAAGATTGATTATTAAAAGTTAAGATGAACAGAAGTAGTTCCTTTGGATACTTCCGCCTCTTTAACATTTGTCAATGAATTCGATTCATATCGCATTTAgtaaatgtagttttttttttttgttcaacgtAAATGTAGTTCATACAAATCACTATAGGTACCTGTTTTCCCCTTACCCAAATCTTAAGAGTTAAGACTTAAAGCTTTTCAATGTCCAGGTACAAAATTCACTGGTCCAGCCAGAagtttattttctataatacatcatcaaatgatcaaaatacataatttaaagaattaatattttttaattattcttttcCTATATGGCTTGTAATGATAAAAGAGATAATGGAAAGTGGTGCCGATAGTGATTGGTGATTGGTGATTGGTGATTGGTGATTGGTGATTGGTGGAGACGTTCATGCAATAATATAAGACGAGAGTCAAAACGTGTACTTTCCTATAAGACCATGATTAGTGCGGAACTTTTAGGGCAAGTTAGCATAATATAAGATacatttcttaatttttaactaagaataactaaaaaccatctcttatatctttatttaagagatattttttttagtttttttttaactaaaagacAAGAGAATGTATCTTATACTCCttctgttttaaaatattacatttttaatttttcacatattttaataaaacacattaaatttgtatatttttgtgattttcttttttcacaattttaaatcaataaaaatcaaataaatgcaattaaatttttttaaatttgtaattagttaataaaacatgcattgaaaatctaaaatatagatctttttgaaacaaattttgtttctaaaatatgtaactttatgaaacgtatggaatggaggtgattggttgggttgtaactgtagaaaatttactttagcATTTTGTCTGTAGAATTTTTGATTTAGCTCTAAGTGAcgtagctttaaaatttcctacaactaaaaaaatagggctttagaaaataagatttttaaaaccattttttgtgtgtttttgctgtatctttagttttttggttgtaggtttaaaaactaagataaagcatgattggtagtatttaaggttgtagataaaaattaaagctaaagtcacttCCTAAAACTCAACCAATAACCTTCATTATGTTAAGAACCCTACTCTAAGAGATTCACATTAATCATGTTCTAAAGTCAATGTAAGCAAACGACCAAATAACAAAATGCATGTGGATGCATGGTTAATTGTCTTTAATTTTTCATCACTACATACGTTTCCTGACAAATTAATTAAAGCTTTACTACGTGGACGTTACGTGACAGGAACAATGCTTGCGCTATGCGATCACACGTACATTTTTGCACGTTGATGTTGGAAAGCGAGAGTTTTTGTCGAGGGTGGTCAttcgggtatccgttcgggttcggatcgaatatttcggattttcgagtatttcggtatagaggtgtagaacctgTTCGAGTATTTCTAtatttcgggtcgggttcgggtatttttagttcggattcggttatttcggattgggt is part of the Brassica rapa cultivar Chiifu-401-42 chromosome A09, CAAS_Brap_v3.01, whole genome shotgun sequence genome and harbors:
- the LOC103840791 gene encoding uncharacterized protein LOC103840791; translation: MDQIESVEYNAFETTNGNSHTDHGWKKVVYPKRNRKQKPADQTTSGTHVPNGALSNGDNVFRSLEEQAEDRRRRILAAKKAADASDDSDLARSKRRSNGYDDEGYGYGDSEGEIGAGKENAKVEGAKKPKVKKEKKPKVTLAEAAAKIDASNLEAFLVEASESYASQPEIQLMRFADYFGRALSGVSSSHFPWVKTFKESPLSKLIDIPLSHIPEAVYKTSADWINQRPIQALGSFVLWALDCILADLAVQQGGAKGGKKGAQHATSKSQVAIFVTVAMVLRRKPDALTNALPTLRENPKYQGQDKLPVTVWMMAQASQGDLSVGLLSWAHNLLPVVSSKSCNPQSRDLILQLVERIVSNPKARTILVSGAVRKGERLIPPPSFEVLMRLTFPASSARVKATERFEAIYPLLKEVSLAGAPGSKAMKQTTQQIFTFALKAAGEGNPVLAKEAAAVAIWAITQNVDCCKHWENLYSDNLEASVTVLKRLIDEWKERSVKLTPSESLTLNKTMKSLRQKNEEALAEGGASGGSQSLYKDADKCCKVISGKLSSGSGYFKGVAIAAVLAAAGAAALSANPEVIEELKSQVESLDLSRLTESVMTAFKN